Proteins from a single region of Urocitellus parryii isolate mUroPar1 chromosome 4, mUroPar1.hap1, whole genome shotgun sequence:
- the LOC144254568 gene encoding interferon alpha-5-like, translating into MALPLAFLLALVVLSCKSTCCLGCDLPQIQNMDLATPDRNEEGTWMLLEKMRRIPTFSCLKYRKDFAFPQEQLEGEQVQKTQAVAVLHEMTQQVFNLFSTQEAFAAWNKTLLDTFLSGLHQHLDDLKDCGTQQVGVEEAPLRAVRKYFHRITVYLKEKKYLPCAWEVVRAEIMKSFSSSANLYARLRSME; encoded by the coding sequence ATGGCCTTGCCCTTGGCTTTCCTGCTGGCCCTGGTGGTGCTCAGCTGTAAGTCCACCTGCTGTCTGGGCTGTGACCTGCCTCAGATTCAAAACATGGATCTTGCAACTCCTGACAGGAATGAGGAGGGGACCTGGATGCTCCTGGAAAAAATGAGGAGAATTCCCACTTTCTCCTGCCTGAAGTACAGAAAGGACTTTGCCTTCCCCCAGGAGCAGTTGGAGGGTGAGCAGGTACAGAAGACTCAAGCTGTTGCTGTCCTCCATGAGATGACCCAGCAGGTCTTCAACCTCTTCAGCACCCAGGAGGCCTTTGCTGCTTGGAACAAGACCCTCCTGGACACCTTCCTCAGTGGCCTCCATCAGCATCTGGATGACCTGAAAGACTGTGGGACCCAGCAGGTGGGGGTGGAAGAGGCTCCCCTGAGGGCTGTGAGGAAATACTTCCACAGGATCACTGTCTACCTGAAGGAGAAGAAATACCTGCCATGTGCCTGGGAGGTGGTCAGAGCAGAAATCATGAAATCCTTCTCTTCATCAGCCAACCTGTATGCAAGACTAAGGAGCATGGAATGA
- the LOC113189652 gene encoding interferon alpha-5-like yields MALPLAFLLALVVLSCNNTYTLGCDLPQIQNLGLETPEKNEEGSLTLLQKMRRIPTFSCLNYRKEFTFSQEQLEGEQVQKAQAVAVLHQMTQQVFNLFSTQEAFAAWDKALLDTFLSDLYQHLDDLKACGTQQVGVEKAPLRAVRKYFHRITVYLKEKKHLPCAWEVVRAEIMKSFSSSANLYGRLRSME; encoded by the coding sequence ATGGCCTTGCCCTTGGCTTTTCTGCTGGCCCTGGTGGTGCTCAGCTGCAATAACACCTACACTCTGGGCTGTGACCTTCCTCAGATCCAAAACCTGGGTCTTGAAACTCCTGAGAAAAATGAGGAGGGGTCCCTGACACTCCTGCAAAAAATGAGGAGAATTCCTACTTTCTCTTGCCTGAACTACAGAAAAGAATTTACTTTCTCCCAGGAACAGCTGGAGGGTGAGCAGGTACAGAAGGCTCAAGCTGTTGCTGTCCTCCACCAGATGACCCAGCAGGTCTTCAACCTCTTCAGCACCCAGGAGGCCTTTGCTGCTTGGGACAAGGCCCTCCTGGACACCTTCCTCAGTGACCTTTATCAGCATCTGGATGACCTGAAAGCCTGTGGGACCCAGCAGGTGGGGGTGGAAAAGGCTCCCCTGAGGGCTGTGAGGAAGTACTTCCACAGGATCACTGTCTACCTGAAGGAGAAGAAACACCTGCCTTGTGCCTGGGAGGTGGTCAGAGCAGAAATCATGAAATCCTTCTCTTCATCAGCCAACCTGTATGGAAGACTAAGGAGCATGGAATGA